From a single Nicotiana tomentosiformis chromosome 2, ASM39032v3, whole genome shotgun sequence genomic region:
- the LOC104113668 gene encoding uncharacterized protein yields the protein MTKKREVEDSLVAEEASPKRQKVIEHSSPSLPPIAFENPLLPLASYDDDDEDDEDDGRRGHIAEQVINNGGNKEQNGYSYDEEEDEDDEYHGRSQGKRNRAIEIRRDCPYLDTVNRQVLDFDFEKFCSVSLTNLNVYACLVCGKYFQGRGPKSHAYTHSLEAGHHVYINLRTEKVYCLPDGYEVIDPSLDDIIHVLNPRFNGEQVEQLDKSRQWSRALDGSDYLPGTVGLNNIKETDFVNVTIQSLMRVTPLRNFFLIPENYQHSRSPLVHRFGELTRKIWHARNFKGQVSPHEFLQAVMKASKKRFRIGAQSDPVEFMSWLLNTLHAELRTSKKGSSIIHRCFQGELEVVKEMHSRPIAEKRENGDAPNNGNGEDGQHGSHNIAMESSRMPFLMLGLDLPPPPLFKDVMEKNIIPQVPLFNILKKFDGETVTEVVRPRIARMRYRVTKLPQYLILHMRRFTKNNFFMEKNPTLVNFPVKNLELKDYIPLPAPKENEKLRSKYDLIANIVHDGKPGEGSYRVFVQRKSEELWYEMQDLHVSETLPQMVALSETYMQIYEQHQQ from the exons ATGACAAAGAAGCGAGAAGTAGAAGATAGCTTGGTGGCTGAAGAGGCAAGCCCAAAACGGCAGAAGGTAATAGAGCATTCTTCTCCCTCTCTTCCACCAATTGCTTTCGAGAATCCGCTTCTTCCACTTGCAtcttatgatgatgatgatgaagacgaTGAGGATGATGGAAGGAGAGGACACATTGCCGAGCAAGTTATAAATAATGGTGGAAACAAGGAGCAAAATGGCTACTCATACGACGAGGAAGAAGATGAGGATGATGAGTATCATGGTAGAAGCCAAGGGAAGCGAAATCGTGCAATTGAAATTCGGAGGGACTGCCCTTATCTTGATACTGTAAATAGACAG GTATTGGATTTTGACTTCGAGAAATTTTGCTCGGTCTCTCTCACAAATTTAAATGTGTATGCATGTTTAGTTTGTGGGAAGTATTTCCAAGGAAGGGGGCCCAAGTCCCATGCATATACACACAGTCTTGAAGCAGGGCACCATGTGTATATCAATTTACGAACAGAGAAAGTTTATTGTCTTCCTGATGGATATGAAGTCATAGATCCATCGCTTGATGACATTATACACGTGCTGAATCCAAG ATTTAATGGGGAGCAGGTTGAACAACTCGATAAGAGCCGACAATGGTCTAGGGCACTTGATGGGTCTGATTATCTTCCTGGAACG GTTGGGctgaataacatcaaggagactGATTTTGTCAATGTTACGATTCAGTCTTTGATGCGAGTAACTCCTTTGAGAAACTTCTTTCTTATCCCTGAAAATTATCAACACAGTAGATCTCCTCTTGTTCATCGATTTGGAGAGCTCACCCGAAAGATTTGGCATGCACGGAACTTTAAGGGACAG GTGAGTCCGCATGAGTTCTTGCAAGCAGTTATGAAAGCTAGTAAAAAACGTTTTCGGATAGGTGCACAGTCTGACCCTGTTGAATTTATGTCATGGCTTCTGAATACCCTTCACGCCGAGCTTAGAACTTCCAAAAAAGGCAGTAGCATAATCCACCGGTGCTTTCAG GGGGAATTGGAGGTTGTGAAAGAGATGCATAGTAGACCTATTGCAGAAAAGAGGGAGAATGGGGATGCCCCGAATAATGGCAATGGGGAAGATGGTCAACATGGATCTCACAATATCGCCATGGAAAGTAGCAGAATGCCTTTCTTAATGCTTGGACTCGATTTGCCACCCCCACCTCTTTTTAAAGATGTCATGGAAAAGAATATTATTCCCCAG GTACCATTATTCAACATACTTAAGAAGTTTGACGGTGAGACTGTGACTGAAGTTGTAAGGCCTCGTATAGCGAGGATGAGATACCGTGTAACAAAATTGCCGCAGTATCTAATTCTCCACATGCGAAGGTTTACAAAGAACAATTTCTTTATGGAGAAAAATCCGACGCTTG TTAACTTCCCGGTGAAGAATCTAGAGCTCAAGGATTATATTCCTCTGCCAGCACCAAAGGAGAATGAGAAGCTTCGCTCAAAGTATGATTTGATTGCTAATATTGTTCATGATGGTAAGCCAGGTGAAGGATCCTACAGGGTGTTTGTCCAACGAAAATCAGAAGAACTTTG GTATGAGATGCAAGACCTACATGTTTCTGAAACTCTTCCCCAAATGGTTGCACTTTCTGAGACTTATATGCAGATATATGAGCAGCATCAGCAGTGA